The segment CAGTAGCGGATGGCGTCCAGAATGGTGGTCTTGCCCACGGCGTTGACGCCGATCATATAGGTCAGGCGGGCGCAGTCAAAGGTGACGTTTTCAAAGTTGTGCCAGTTGATGAGTTTCAGCCGTTTGAGTTCGATCATTCTTCACCCTCCCCTGCTTCGTCTGCACGTTCGTATAAGCCAAGCTCTGTGCGGGTGCGGCCGCTCTCGGCGGCGGCATCCGCAAGGTCGGCGTCCGGCAGGGCCAGCAGCACAGTGGGAAATACTTCAATGCGGCTGTCCAGCCCGGAAAGCCGCCCCACAGGCCGCGCCAGATTGTACCGGCGCAGGGTGCGCATGAGGTTTTCCAGCGTTTTCTGGTCCAGACGGCGGGGCAGGTTCATCTTCTGCAGCTCGGTCTGCACCTCTTCCACCGTCACCAGTACTTCGTCTGCATTGACGGCAAGGCTCTCGCGCTTTTGCAGGTACAAGAGCCGCAGCACCAGCAGCAGGATGCTCTCGTATTTCAGCAGCCGGGCCTGACTGCCCTCGTGGCCGTTGACCAGAGCCGCCGCCTGCAGGGGTGCCGGGTACAGCAGCACCAAATAGCCCAGCGGCGCGAACACGGCGCGGACCTCGTCCAGATGGTCCTGCACGTAGAGATATTTTGCCCGCTGATCCTCCACGCTGCCCAGCAGAAAGCAGTGGTTCAGCAGGTAGTTTGCGGTTTCTTCCAGCATGTTAATGGTTGCCATTTTCTTCCTCCCTGCGGCGGGTGAGGACAAAGTCCTCAAAGCGGAAGCCGCCGCGCTCCACCCAATTGCCGGTGAGCTGAATGTCGTAGTCCCGGTGCGGCGACTGCGAGTAGGTGTGCAGGCCGATGATGCGGGCAAAATCGCCCGGGTATTCCTCTGCCAGCGACGATGCGTTCACCTGCGGGCGGGCGGCAAGGGCCTGCCGGGCCAGCAGGGCCACGTTCTCCTCGGTGACGGCAAGGCGGGCGTAGTCCAGCAGCAGCTGCTGTTCTCTGCGCAGCTGTTCCGGGTCAAAGGCTTCAGTGCGCACGGGGGCCAGCGGCTCAGCGGTGCGCTGGGCGGCGGGCGGATAGAGGAATTTCTCCCCGAACACTGCCGCCGGGTACAGGTGCAGCCGCTTTGCCACCGGGCCGTCGTCCGGCTCAAACAGCTGCTCCGGGGTGCGGATGTCCTCGGCGTAGCGGCGCAGCAGGGCGGTGACGCTGCCCTGCGACGAGCGGTCGCTCAGCAGCAGGAACTGTGCCCGCTGCACGGCCCGCTTGCGGTAGCGGATGTGGCTGGCATCGATCTGGCGCATGAGCAGGCTCATCTCTTCCAGCGCGTCCCGCTGCTTCTGCAGCAGGGCTTTCACCCGGGGCGTGGCCTCGTTCGGGGCGCAGCGCTCCACCCGGGCGTAGTCCAGCGCCAGCCGGGGCAGCTGGTTTTCCTCGCAGTCGTCCAGTTCTTCTTCCAGATAGGCGCGGTAGTTGAACAGGTTGTCGCTGGTCTTGAAGCGGTGGTAGGCCGCCGCCACCACCTTTTCCTCGTACTGGTCGAACAGTTCCAGCACCTCCTGCGGGGTGCGGTTGCGGGTGAGACGGTCAATGTAGTGGCCGATGGAGGCGTTGAGCGCCCGGAGAGAGCGGTTCAGGGCGTCAAGGTCGGAATCCACCTCCCGCAGAACGTTCTCATAGGGGCTTTTTTCCTGCCCGATGCCGCCCAGCAGCTGCCATGCCTTGTACAGCTTGCCGGTGTAGGTGACTACGCGGGGGTT is part of the Faecalibacterium sp. HTF-F genome and harbors:
- a CDS encoding Wadjet anti-phage system protein JetA family protein; the protein is MQLFELVSPRLFRPLAGPNRAFYAELLLLLWEECRHTADYSISRAEAVSRAEDYFAALAKPLALDADGAGDEDEQPTRDPHTLAVGFLLRLRRTGWLEETPGSYEGEASLAFVPEVAPLLEALEEILNPRVVTYTGKLYKAWQLLGGIGQEKSPYENVLREVDSDLDALNRSLRALNASIGHYIDRLTRNRTPQEVLELFDQYEEKVVAAAYHRFKTSDNLFNYRAYLEEELDDCEENQLPRLALDYARVERCAPNEATPRVKALLQKQRDALEEMSLLMRQIDASHIRYRKRAVQRAQFLLLSDRSSQGSVTALLRRYAEDIRTPEQLFEPDDGPVAKRLHLYPAAVFGEKFLYPPAAQRTAEPLAPVRTEAFDPEQLRREQQLLLDYARLAVTEENVALLARQALAARPQVNASSLAEEYPGDFARIIGLHTYSQSPHRDYDIQLTGNWVERGGFRFEDFVLTRRREEENGNH
- a CDS encoding DUF4194 domain-containing protein → MATINMLEETANYLLNHCFLLGSVEDQRAKYLYVQDHLDEVRAVFAPLGYLVLLYPAPLQAAALVNGHEGSQARLLKYESILLLVLRLLYLQKRESLAVNADEVLVTVEEVQTELQKMNLPRRLDQKTLENLMRTLRRYNLARPVGRLSGLDSRIEVFPTVLLALPDADLADAAAESGRTRTELGLYERADEAGEGEE